The proteins below come from a single Saccharopolyspora sp. SCSIO 74807 genomic window:
- a CDS encoding TIGR00730 family Rossman fold protein, with protein sequence MTIQGSPNGAERPQEKRRGPVVLRRSRLQDPGTTDQRLLDSRGPTDWVHTDPWRVLRIQSEFVEGFGALAEVPRAVTVFGSARTPREHPEYEVGEQLGKALAEIGCAVITGGGPGTMEAANRGASEAGGLSIGLGIELPFEQGLNPWVDLGVNFRYFFARKTMFIKYAQGFICLPGGFGTMDELFESLTLVQTKKVTKFPVVLFGKSYWQGLYDWVRDTMHASGKIGDKDLALLHLTDDVDDAVEIVQEAYRAWEETH encoded by the coding sequence ATGACCATCCAGGGCTCACCCAACGGCGCGGAGCGCCCGCAGGAGAAGCGACGCGGGCCGGTGGTGCTGCGCCGCTCCCGATTGCAGGATCCCGGCACCACCGATCAGCGCCTGCTCGACTCCCGCGGCCCGACCGACTGGGTGCACACCGATCCGTGGCGGGTGCTGCGGATCCAGTCCGAGTTCGTCGAAGGTTTCGGCGCGCTGGCCGAGGTGCCGCGCGCGGTGACGGTGTTCGGCTCCGCGCGCACGCCCCGCGAGCACCCCGAGTACGAGGTGGGCGAGCAGCTGGGCAAGGCACTGGCCGAGATCGGCTGCGCGGTGATCACCGGCGGCGGCCCCGGTACCATGGAAGCGGCGAACCGGGGCGCGTCCGAAGCGGGCGGGCTGTCCATCGGGCTGGGCATCGAGCTGCCCTTCGAGCAGGGCCTCAACCCGTGGGTGGACCTGGGCGTGAACTTCCGCTACTTCTTCGCGCGCAAGACCATGTTCATCAAGTACGCCCAAGGATTCATCTGCCTGCCCGGCGGTTTCGGCACGATGGACGAGCTGTTCGAGTCGCTGACCCTGGTGCAGACCAAGAAGGTCACCAAGTTCCCCGTAGTGCTGTTCGGCAAGTCGTACTGGCAGGGCCTCTACGACTGGGTGCGGGACACCATGCACGCCTCCGGCAAGATCGGGGACAAGGACCTCGCCCTGCTGCACCTGACCGACGACGTCGACGACGCCGTGGAGATCGTGCAGGAGGCATACCGAGCGTGGGAGGAGACGCATTGA
- a CDS encoding enoyl-CoA hydratase-related protein, giving the protein MSDVLLTQDNDGVRSLTMNRPESFNALNVELKVALTAALREAAADDSIRAVVLAGAGRSFCAGQDLKEHIALLEADDPSPLRTVEEHYNPLIRAVATMPKPIIAAVGGSAAGAGASLAFACDLRIASADAKFLMAFANVGLSTDTGASWTLPRLIGYGRAMELLLLAEPVGADEALRIGMVNRVVDAGQATEAAGELAARMATGPTSAYARIKETMRAAAAEGLDEALDVEAGAQIEAGRTADHREAVSAFVAKRNPDFTGH; this is encoded by the coding sequence GTGTCCGATGTACTGCTGACCCAGGACAACGACGGCGTGCGGTCGCTGACGATGAACCGGCCGGAGTCGTTCAACGCGCTCAACGTGGAGCTCAAGGTCGCGCTGACCGCCGCGTTGCGGGAAGCCGCCGCGGACGACTCGATCCGCGCGGTGGTGCTCGCGGGCGCCGGCCGGTCGTTCTGCGCAGGGCAGGACCTCAAGGAGCACATCGCGCTGCTGGAAGCCGACGACCCGAGTCCACTGCGGACGGTCGAGGAGCACTACAACCCGCTGATCCGGGCGGTGGCGACGATGCCGAAACCGATCATCGCGGCGGTCGGCGGCAGCGCGGCGGGCGCGGGGGCTTCGCTGGCGTTCGCCTGCGACCTGCGGATCGCATCGGCCGACGCGAAGTTCCTGATGGCCTTCGCCAACGTGGGGCTGTCCACCGACACCGGGGCGTCGTGGACGCTGCCGCGGCTGATCGGCTACGGGCGGGCGATGGAGCTGCTGCTGCTGGCCGAACCGGTGGGCGCCGACGAGGCGTTGCGGATCGGCATGGTCAACCGGGTCGTCGACGCCGGGCAGGCCACCGAAGCGGCAGGCGAGCTCGCCGCGCGGATGGCTACCGGACCGACCAGCGCGTACGCCCGGATCAAGGAGACGATGCGCGCCGCGGCCGCCGAAGGACTCGACGAAGCCCTCGACGTCGAGGCGGGCGCCCAGATCGAAGCCGGCCGGACCGCCGATCACCGCGAGGCCGTCTCGGCGTTCGTGGCCAAGCGCAACCCCGACTTCACCGGCCACTGA
- the fdxA gene encoding ferredoxin, which produces MTYVIAEPCVDVLDKGCIEECPVDCIYEGGRMLYIHPDECVDCGACEPVCPVEAIYYEDDVPDEWGAYTKANVDFFDELGSPGGAAKVGKINKDVEPVTSLPPQGE; this is translated from the coding sequence GTGACCTACGTGATCGCCGAGCCCTGCGTCGACGTGCTCGACAAGGGCTGCATCGAAGAATGCCCGGTCGACTGCATCTACGAGGGCGGACGGATGCTCTACATCCACCCCGATGAGTGCGTCGACTGCGGTGCTTGCGAACCGGTTTGCCCGGTGGAGGCCATCTACTACGAGGACGACGTGCCGGACGAGTGGGGTGCTTACACCAAGGCCAACGTCGACTTCTTCGACGAGCTCGGTTCGCCCGGCGGTGCCGCCAAGGTCGGCAAGATCAACAAGGACGTCGAGCCGGTCACCAGCCTGCCCCCGCAGGGAGAATGA
- a CDS encoding slipin family protein yields the protein MLVELIIGIALLVALCTASSVRIIKQYERGVVFRFGRVLSAPREPGLTAIVPGVDRLQKVNLQIVTMPVPAQEGITRDNVTVRVDAVVYFNVTDPTRAVVNVEDYLFAMGQVAQTSLRSIIGKSDLDELLANREKLNQGLEVMIDSPALGWGVHIDRVEIKDVSLPETMKRSIARQAEAERERRSRIISADGEYQASRKLSDAANVMSGSPEALQLRLLETVVEVAAEKNSTLVLPFPVELLRFVENVQGGATGKPAEKSAEQPPSEAPQQARTPEPRAPVEEPAELDGIPQVSEPLAAPDVEGLPHVHDGRVGDS from the coding sequence ATGCTCGTCGAACTCATCATCGGGATCGCGCTGCTCGTGGCGCTGTGCACCGCCTCCAGCGTCCGGATCATCAAGCAGTACGAGCGCGGAGTGGTGTTCCGCTTCGGGCGGGTGCTGTCGGCGCCGCGCGAGCCGGGGCTGACCGCGATCGTGCCGGGCGTCGACCGGCTGCAGAAGGTGAACCTGCAGATCGTGACCATGCCGGTGCCCGCGCAGGAAGGCATCACCAGGGACAACGTGACGGTGCGGGTGGACGCGGTGGTCTACTTCAACGTCACCGACCCGACCCGTGCGGTGGTCAACGTCGAGGACTACCTGTTCGCCATGGGCCAGGTCGCGCAGACCTCGCTGCGCTCGATCATCGGCAAGAGCGACCTGGACGAGCTGCTGGCCAACCGGGAGAAGCTCAACCAGGGCCTCGAAGTCATGATCGACAGCCCGGCGCTGGGCTGGGGCGTGCACATCGACCGGGTGGAGATCAAGGACGTCTCGCTGCCGGAGACGATGAAGCGCTCCATCGCGCGGCAGGCCGAGGCGGAACGCGAGCGGCGTTCCCGGATCATCTCCGCCGACGGCGAGTACCAGGCTTCGCGCAAGCTCTCCGACGCCGCGAACGTCATGTCCGGCAGTCCCGAGGCGTTGCAGCTGCGGCTGCTGGAGACGGTGGTGGAGGTCGCCGCGGAGAAGAACTCGACGCTGGTCCTGCCGTTCCCCGTGGAGCTGCTGCGGTTCGTGGAGAACGTGCAGGGCGGCGCGACCGGCAAACCCGCCGAGAAATCCGCTGAACAGCCGCCGTCGGAGGCGCCGCAGCAGGCGCGGACGCCGGAACCGCGCGCCCCGGTGGAAGAACCGGCCGAGTTGGACGGCATTCCGCAGGTCTCCGAACCGCTCGCGGCACCTGACGTGGAGGGCTTGCCGCACGTGCACGACGGCCGCGTCGGCGACTCCTGA
- a CDS encoding TIGR00730 family Rossman fold protein, producing the protein MSEQDAAGDAIGEDVAVCVYCASGPVDQRHLDLAAEVGSGVAKRNWTLVSGGGRVSMMGEVARAARAGGARSVGVIPRALVDQEVADDDADELLVVDTMRERKGLMDAHASAFLTLPGGIGTCEELFEVWTSRYIGMHAKPVVLLDPDGHYRGMLDWVRGLVADGFASQRALDSLTVVTDVDAALDACAG; encoded by the coding sequence TTGAGCGAGCAGGACGCCGCCGGGGACGCCATCGGGGAGGACGTCGCGGTCTGCGTGTACTGCGCGTCCGGGCCGGTGGACCAGCGGCACTTGGACCTCGCAGCCGAGGTGGGCAGCGGGGTCGCCAAGCGGAACTGGACGCTGGTCTCCGGCGGCGGCCGGGTGTCGATGATGGGCGAGGTCGCCCGGGCGGCCCGCGCGGGCGGCGCCCGCTCGGTCGGGGTCATCCCGCGCGCACTGGTGGATCAGGAGGTCGCCGACGACGACGCGGACGAGCTGCTGGTCGTGGACACCATGCGGGAGCGCAAGGGGCTGATGGACGCGCACGCCTCGGCGTTCCTGACGCTGCCCGGCGGCATCGGCACCTGCGAGGAGCTGTTCGAGGTGTGGACCTCGCGCTACATCGGGATGCACGCGAAGCCGGTCGTGCTGCTGGACCCGGACGGCCACTACCGCGGGATGCTCGACTGGGTCCGCGGCCTGGTCGCCGACGGGTTCGCTTCGCAGCGCGCGCTGGACTCGCTCACCGTCGTCACCGACGTCGACGCGGCGCTGGACGCCTGCGCCGGTTGA
- a CDS encoding DivIVA domain-containing protein, with product MASALIYLLVVLVVAAVIYLLATLVFGRGEQLEALPPGSTPTRLPATDVEGADVRALRFQQVARGYKAAEVDWAMDRLAGEVDDLRGRIAVLQRQLDVAGEELRDARSADREE from the coding sequence GTGGCTAGTGCGCTGATCTACCTCCTCGTCGTGCTCGTGGTCGCCGCGGTGATCTACCTGCTGGCGACCCTGGTCTTCGGCCGCGGTGAGCAGTTGGAGGCGTTGCCCCCCGGCTCCACGCCGACCCGGCTGCCCGCCACCGACGTGGAAGGCGCCGATGTGCGGGCGCTGCGGTTCCAGCAGGTCGCCCGCGGGTACAAGGCAGCCGAGGTGGATTGGGCGATGGACCGCCTGGCGGGCGAGGTCGACGACCTGCGCGGCCGGATCGCGGTCCTGCAGCGGCAGCTCGACGTGGCCGGCGAGGAGCTGCGCGATGCCCGGTCGGCGGATCGGGAGGAGTGA
- a CDS encoding helix-turn-helix transcriptional regulator has protein sequence MKADALRGHLDALLLATLDGRQLHGYAIIEALQHRSGGALDLPTGTVYPALRRLERAGYVHSVWSTVGGRQRRTYRLTQSGTEALHDERRAWREFTSAIEGVLENRSVPVQPTAQA, from the coding sequence GTGAAGGCTGATGCGCTCCGCGGCCACCTGGATGCCTTGCTGCTGGCAACGCTCGACGGCAGGCAGTTGCACGGCTACGCGATCATCGAGGCGTTGCAGCACCGCAGCGGCGGTGCGCTGGACCTGCCCACGGGAACCGTCTACCCGGCGTTGCGCAGGCTGGAACGCGCCGGATACGTGCACAGCGTTTGGAGCACCGTCGGCGGCAGGCAGCGCCGCACCTACCGGCTCACCCAGTCCGGGACGGAGGCGTTGCACGACGAGCGGCGCGCCTGGCGCGAGTTCACCTCCGCCATCGAAGGCGTGCTGGAGAACAGGTCCGTCCCGGTGCAGCCGACCGCGCAGGCATGA
- the dapC gene encoding succinyldiaminopimelate transaminase → MTAEPTPAGGPPHRRGPELPDFPWDSLAAATARAKAHAGGLVDLSVGTPVDPVPEPLRAALASVSDVPGYPATHGTPELRRAAAAALSRRHGVTVPEEAVLPTIGSKELVAWLPTLLGVRPGEIVAIPDLAYPTYEVGARIAGAEVVRLAPGQAPPEGTSLLWLNSPSNPTGRVLDAAALAESVRAARAVGAVVASDECYLALGWEAEPVSVLHPSVCAEFTGVLAVHSLSKSSNLAGYRAGFITGDPGLVGRLLELRKHAGMIMPRPVQQAVTAALDDDEHVRAQRERYAHRRAVLRPALEKAGFEIELSQAGLYLWASRGADAWETVDWFAERGILVAPGTFYGPGGQRHVRIGLTATDERVQAAADRLAAG, encoded by the coding sequence ATGACCGCCGAGCCGACTCCGGCGGGCGGGCCGCCGCACCGGCGCGGCCCGGAGCTGCCGGACTTCCCATGGGATTCGCTCGCCGCGGCCACCGCGCGCGCCAAGGCGCACGCCGGTGGCCTGGTGGACCTGTCGGTGGGCACGCCGGTCGATCCGGTGCCGGAGCCGCTGCGCGCGGCGCTGGCCTCGGTTTCCGATGTCCCCGGCTACCCGGCCACGCACGGGACGCCGGAGCTGCGCCGCGCGGCCGCGGCGGCGCTGTCCCGGCGGCACGGCGTGACCGTTCCCGAGGAAGCGGTGCTGCCGACGATCGGCTCGAAGGAGCTGGTCGCCTGGTTGCCCACGCTGCTGGGCGTGCGGCCGGGCGAGATCGTGGCGATCCCGGACCTGGCCTACCCGACCTACGAGGTCGGGGCCAGGATCGCCGGTGCCGAAGTGGTCCGGCTGGCTCCGGGACAGGCGCCGCCCGAGGGCACTTCGCTGCTGTGGCTGAACTCCCCGTCGAACCCGACCGGCCGGGTGCTCGACGCCGCCGCGCTGGCGGAGTCGGTGCGCGCGGCCCGCGCGGTCGGCGCCGTGGTGGCTTCCGACGAGTGCTACCTGGCGCTGGGCTGGGAGGCCGAGCCGGTTTCGGTGCTGCACCCGTCGGTGTGCGCGGAGTTCACCGGCGTGCTCGCGGTGCACTCGCTGTCGAAGTCGTCGAACCTGGCCGGTTACCGCGCCGGGTTCATCACCGGTGACCCGGGGTTGGTCGGCCGGCTGCTGGAGCTGCGCAAGCACGCAGGCATGATCATGCCGCGCCCGGTGCAGCAGGCGGTGACCGCGGCGCTCGACGACGACGAACACGTGCGTGCGCAGCGGGAGCGCTACGCGCACCGCCGCGCGGTGCTGCGCCCGGCGTTGGAGAAGGCCGGATTCGAGATCGAACTTTCCCAGGCCGGTCTGTACCTGTGGGCGAGCCGCGGCGCGGACGCTTGGGAAACGGTGGACTGGTTCGCCGAGCGCGGGATCCTGGTCGCTCCCGGTACCTTCTACGGCCCTGGTGGGCAGCGGCACGTGCGGATCGGCCTGACGGCCACGGACGAGCGCGTGCAGGCCGCGGCGGATCGCCTCGCCGCGGGCTGA
- a CDS encoding DUF3117 domain-containing protein has translation MAAMKPRTGDGPLEVTKEGRGIVMRVPLEGGGRLVVEMSLEEAKNLGDALESATG, from the coding sequence ATGGCGGCCATGAAGCCCCGGACCGGTGACGGTCCCCTCGAAGTGACGAAGGAGGGACGCGGGATCGTGATGCGCGTCCCCCTTGAGGGCGGTGGGCGGCTCGTCGTCGAGATGTCGCTGGAGGAGGCCAAGAACCTGGGCGACGCCCTGGAATCGGCCACCGGCTGA
- a CDS encoding SRPBCC family protein, whose product MGRAQLRLEVPVPAPPEAVWAAATDWPRQGEWMLGTSVHVVRGDGGPGSQLAAFTGFYGLGFLDTMEIVEMREPLCCRVRHTGRLISGEGGFRVISRGDDDRSTFVWWEDLSLPAGTGPAWPVVRPAFAWGLRKSLDRFAVFCVEHRRDG is encoded by the coding sequence GTGGGCAGAGCGCAGTTGCGGCTGGAAGTGCCGGTCCCGGCGCCGCCGGAGGCGGTGTGGGCGGCCGCGACGGACTGGCCGCGCCAAGGCGAATGGATGCTGGGGACCTCGGTGCACGTCGTCCGCGGTGACGGCGGTCCCGGTTCGCAGCTGGCCGCGTTCACCGGCTTCTACGGGCTCGGTTTCCTGGACACGATGGAGATCGTCGAGATGCGCGAGCCGTTGTGCTGCCGCGTCCGGCACACCGGGCGGCTGATCTCCGGCGAGGGCGGTTTCCGGGTGATCTCCCGCGGTGACGACGACCGCTCGACGTTCGTGTGGTGGGAGGACTTGTCGCTGCCGGCCGGGACCGGACCGGCGTGGCCGGTGGTCCGGCCCGCGTTCGCATGGGGGCTGCGCAAGTCGCTGGACCGGTTCGCGGTGTTCTGCGTGGAGCATCGGCGCGATGGCTGA
- the dapD gene encoding 2,3,4,5-tetrahydropyridine-2,6-dicarboxylate N-succinyltransferase — MSGTETPDPQNTGAHGVGLATVTDDGTVLDTWFPIVKLGSTGEAGSTELDPAETAEALGAAGAALTGRDDARQVEVVAVRTEISRLADAPIDAHDIYLRLHLLSHRLVRPHGQSMDGIFGLLSNVVWTNHGPCPVEGFEQTRLRLRSRGQVTVHSVDKFPRMIDYVAPSGVRIGDADRVRLGAHLASGTTVMHEGFVNYNAGTLGASMIEGRVSAGVVVGDGSDLGGGASVMGTLSGGGKEVISVGERCLIGANGGVGISLGDDCVVEAGLYVTAATKISLPDGTLTKATELSGSDGLLFLRNSTTGAVEVRPRSGGKVELNAALHAND; from the coding sequence ATGAGCGGCACCGAGACCCCCGACCCGCAGAACACCGGCGCGCACGGCGTCGGCCTGGCCACCGTGACCGACGACGGAACCGTGCTCGACACCTGGTTCCCCATCGTCAAGCTCGGCTCGACCGGCGAGGCAGGCAGCACCGAGCTGGATCCGGCGGAGACGGCCGAGGCGCTCGGAGCAGCCGGCGCTGCGCTGACCGGCCGGGACGACGCCCGCCAAGTCGAGGTCGTCGCGGTTCGCACCGAGATCTCCCGGCTCGCCGACGCCCCGATCGACGCGCACGACATCTACCTGCGGCTGCACCTGCTGTCGCACCGCCTGGTCCGGCCGCACGGGCAGAGCATGGACGGCATCTTCGGGTTGCTGTCCAACGTGGTGTGGACCAACCACGGCCCCTGCCCCGTCGAAGGCTTCGAGCAGACCCGGCTGCGGCTGCGCTCGCGCGGCCAGGTCACCGTGCACAGCGTCGACAAGTTCCCGCGCATGATCGACTACGTGGCCCCGTCCGGGGTGCGCATCGGCGATGCCGACCGGGTCCGGCTCGGCGCGCACCTGGCCAGCGGCACGACCGTGATGCACGAGGGCTTCGTCAACTACAACGCGGGCACCCTCGGCGCCTCGATGATCGAAGGCCGGGTCTCGGCCGGCGTGGTCGTCGGCGACGGCTCCGACCTCGGTGGCGGCGCCTCGGTGATGGGCACCCTCTCCGGCGGTGGCAAGGAGGTCATCTCGGTCGGCGAGCGCTGCCTGATCGGCGCCAACGGCGGGGTGGGGATCTCGCTCGGGGACGACTGCGTCGTCGAGGCCGGCCTGTACGTCACCGCCGCCACCAAGATCAGCCTGCCGGACGGGACGCTGACCAAGGCCACCGAGCTGTCCGGCTCCGACGGCCTGCTGTTCCTGCGCAACTCCACCACCGGTGCGGTCGAGGTGCGGCCGCGTTCCGGCGGCAAGGTCGAGCTGAACGCGGCGCTGCACGCGAACGACTGA
- a CDS encoding CHAD domain-containing protein, with protein MNRTSPALPPEPAVAGRDAPVAEHVRAALHTRLRGLLAHDPGTRLGEDPEELHQMRVSVRRMRAVLRSARPFLDTSWSEPLRAELGALGRALGPVRDLDVLLERLRQDAAELDTAERSAAARLISGLEVEHGEARFEMLAVLDGDRYEALVNALREAVRAPLPTAGTGAHGRRELRALVAEQYRKLRRAVDAAGREPSDERLHELRILGKRLRYTAELAEPVLGKQMKKLLSAAKDFQDVLGAHQDACVAQQRVRDLLAGLGEQVDPAVTFVAGRLVERENARRFAQREKWWAAWRDLRAAAAKV; from the coding sequence ATGAACCGCACCTCCCCGGCCCTGCCGCCCGAACCCGCGGTGGCAGGGCGGGACGCACCGGTCGCCGAGCACGTTCGCGCCGCGCTCCACACGCGGCTGCGCGGGTTGCTGGCGCACGATCCCGGCACCCGGCTCGGCGAAGATCCCGAAGAACTGCACCAGATGCGGGTGTCGGTGCGGCGGATGCGCGCGGTGCTGCGGTCGGCCCGACCGTTCCTGGACACGAGCTGGTCGGAGCCGTTGCGCGCGGAACTCGGCGCGCTCGGCCGGGCGCTGGGTCCGGTCCGCGATCTGGACGTGCTGCTGGAGCGGCTGCGCCAGGACGCCGCCGAACTGGACACCGCCGAGCGGTCCGCCGCGGCCCGGCTCATCTCCGGGCTGGAGGTCGAGCACGGCGAGGCGCGGTTCGAGATGCTCGCGGTGCTCGATGGCGACCGCTACGAAGCACTGGTCAACGCGCTGCGCGAGGCCGTGCGAGCGCCGCTGCCGACCGCGGGAACCGGCGCGCACGGACGGCGCGAACTCCGCGCCCTGGTCGCCGAGCAGTACCGCAAGCTGCGGCGTGCCGTCGATGCGGCCGGGCGGGAACCGAGCGACGAACGGCTGCACGAGCTGCGGATCCTCGGCAAGCGCCTGCGCTACACCGCCGAGCTGGCCGAGCCGGTGCTGGGCAAGCAGATGAAGAAGCTGCTCAGCGCGGCGAAGGACTTCCAGGACGTGCTCGGTGCGCACCAGGACGCCTGCGTGGCCCAGCAGCGGGTGCGCGACCTGCTCGCGGGACTCGGCGAGCAGGTCGACCCGGCGGTGACGTTCGTGGCCGGACGGCTCGTGGAGCGGGAGAACGCCCGACGCTTCGCCCAACGCGAAAAGTGGTGGGCGGCGTGGCGCGACCTGCGCGCCGCGGCCGCGAAGGTGTGA
- the dapE gene encoding succinyl-diaminopimelate desuccinylase: MTDSLDLSAEPVELTAALVDIPSVSGEERAIADAVQRALQAQAPHLEVVRSGEAVLARTDLGRASRIVLAGHLDTVPINDNLPLHRTGSGADEVLHGCGAVDMKGGDAVLLHLAAQLTAPRYDLTFVFYDCEEVAAERNGLNRIERDLPEWLAGDLAIVGEPSNAGIEAGCQGTLRVEVRTSGTRAHAARAWMGDNAIHAAEPILRRLLDYTPREPVIDGLQYHEGLQAVRIEGGVAGNVVPDSCVVAVNHRFAPDKSLAEAEAHVREVFAGFDVTVVDASGGALPGLNSPAAAELVEAAGGQPIAKLGWTDVARFAARGLPAVNFGPGSPTLAHTQQEHVPAADVRHCADVLTRFLS; this comes from the coding sequence GTGACCGACTCCCTGGATCTGAGCGCCGAACCGGTCGAGCTGACCGCCGCGCTGGTCGACATCCCCAGCGTCTCCGGCGAGGAGCGCGCCATCGCCGATGCCGTGCAGCGCGCGCTGCAAGCGCAGGCCCCGCACCTGGAAGTGGTGCGCAGCGGAGAGGCCGTGCTCGCGCGCACCGACCTCGGCAGGGCGTCGCGGATCGTGCTGGCCGGGCACCTGGACACCGTGCCGATCAACGACAACCTGCCGCTGCACCGCACCGGTTCGGGCGCGGACGAGGTGCTGCACGGCTGCGGCGCGGTGGACATGAAGGGCGGCGACGCGGTGCTGCTGCACCTGGCCGCGCAGCTGACCGCGCCGCGGTACGACCTGACCTTCGTGTTCTACGACTGCGAAGAGGTCGCCGCCGAGCGCAACGGGCTCAACCGCATCGAACGCGACCTGCCGGAGTGGCTGGCCGGGGACCTCGCCATCGTCGGCGAGCCGTCGAACGCCGGCATCGAAGCCGGTTGCCAGGGAACGCTGCGCGTGGAGGTCCGCACCAGCGGCACTCGCGCGCACGCCGCGCGCGCCTGGATGGGAGACAACGCCATCCACGCGGCGGAGCCGATCCTGCGGCGGTTGCTGGACTACACGCCGCGGGAGCCGGTCATCGACGGGCTGCAGTACCACGAGGGCCTGCAGGCCGTGCGCATCGAAGGCGGCGTCGCGGGCAACGTCGTGCCGGACTCCTGCGTGGTCGCGGTGAACCACCGCTTCGCCCCGGACAAGTCGCTGGCCGAAGCCGAAGCGCACGTCCGCGAGGTCTTCGCCGGGTTCGACGTGACCGTGGTCGACGCCTCCGGCGGGGCGCTGCCCGGGCTGAACTCCCCGGCCGCGGCCGAGCTGGTCGAAGCCGCGGGCGGGCAGCCGATCGCCAAGCTCGGCTGGACCGACGTGGCCCGCTTCGCCGCGCGCGGACTCCCCGCGGTGAACTTCGGGCCGGGGTCGCCGACGCTGGCGCACACCCAGCAGGAGCACGTCCCGGCTGCCGACGTCCGGCATTGCGCGGACGTGCTCACCCGGTTCTTGAGCTGA
- a CDS encoding DNA-3-methyladenine glycosylase I, with protein sequence MAEPGAVVIGSDGRARCPWGANQPDYAEYHDSEWGVPLRGEAALFERITLEAFQSGLAWLTILRKREAFRRAFAEFDPRRVAEFGPDDRQRLLADAGIVRNRAKIDAAIRNAGAVLELDRPLDELLWSFAPQDSRARPKKSDDVPAITPESKAMAKELKRRGFVFVGPTTCYALMQATGMVDDHLAGCWRATAPE encoded by the coding sequence ATGGCTGAGCCGGGCGCGGTCGTGATCGGTTCGGACGGCCGGGCGCGCTGCCCGTGGGGAGCGAACCAGCCGGACTACGCCGAGTACCACGACTCCGAATGGGGCGTCCCGCTGCGCGGCGAGGCGGCGCTGTTCGAGCGGATCACGCTGGAAGCCTTCCAGTCCGGGCTGGCCTGGCTGACGATCCTGCGCAAGCGCGAGGCGTTCCGCCGCGCGTTCGCCGAGTTCGACCCGCGGCGGGTCGCCGAGTTCGGTCCGGACGACCGGCAGCGGTTGCTGGCCGACGCGGGCATCGTGCGCAACCGGGCCAAGATCGACGCGGCGATCCGGAACGCGGGCGCGGTGCTGGAGCTGGACCGCCCGCTGGACGAGCTGCTGTGGTCGTTCGCGCCGCAGGATTCCCGGGCGCGGCCGAAGAAGTCGGACGACGTCCCGGCGATCACGCCGGAGTCGAAGGCGATGGCCAAGGAGCTCAAGCGCCGCGGTTTCGTGTTCGTCGGCCCCACGACCTGCTACGCGCTGATGCAGGCGACCGGGATGGTCGACGACCACCTCGCCGGCTGCTGGCGCGCGACCGCCCCGGAGTGA
- the folP gene encoding dihydropteroate synthase yields MKALPALRFGDKDVTGDRPLVMAIVNRTRDSFFDGGSTFDAQSALDAVDTAIADGADIVDIGGVRAGAQGEPVDAAEESRRVVPFVAAVRERHPDLVISVDTWRGEVARQVCEAGADLLNDTWAGADPQLVRVAAEFGVGMVCSHTGGLPPRTDPYRVRYTDVVAEVVGELVERAEHAVAAGVPPAGVLVDPTHDFGKNTWHGLELVRRVDELTATGWPVLMAMSNKDFVGETLGAEVSERLEGTLAATAVAAWGGARVFRAHQVAETRRVLEMVASIAGTRPPAEVLRALA; encoded by the coding sequence ATGAAGGCACTTCCCGCGCTGCGCTTCGGGGACAAGGACGTGACCGGGGATCGGCCGCTGGTCATGGCCATCGTCAACCGCACCCGCGACTCGTTCTTCGACGGTGGCAGCACCTTCGATGCGCAGTCCGCGCTGGACGCCGTGGACACCGCGATCGCCGACGGCGCCGACATCGTCGACATCGGCGGCGTCCGGGCCGGTGCGCAGGGCGAACCGGTGGACGCCGCGGAGGAGTCGCGCCGGGTGGTGCCGTTCGTGGCCGCGGTCCGCGAGCGCCACCCGGACCTGGTGATCAGCGTCGACACCTGGCGCGGCGAGGTCGCCCGCCAGGTGTGCGAGGCGGGCGCGGACCTGCTCAACGACACCTGGGCCGGTGCGGATCCGCAGCTGGTGCGGGTCGCCGCGGAGTTCGGCGTCGGCATGGTGTGCTCGCACACCGGCGGCCTGCCGCCGCGCACCGATCCCTACCGGGTGCGCTACACCGACGTCGTCGCCGAGGTGGTCGGCGAGCTCGTCGAGCGCGCCGAGCACGCGGTGGCGGCGGGCGTGCCGCCCGCCGGAGTGCTGGTCGACCCGACGCACGACTTCGGCAAGAACACCTGGCACGGGCTGGAGCTGGTGCGCCGGGTGGACGAGCTGACCGCCACCGGCTGGCCGGTGCTGATGGCTATGTCGAACAAGGACTTCGTCGGCGAAACCCTCGGTGCCGAGGTGTCCGAGCGGCTGGAGGGCACCTTGGCGGCAACCGCGGTCGCCGCGTGGGGCGGGGCGCGGGTGTTCCGCGCGCACCAGGTCGCCGAGACGCGGCGGGTGCTGGAGATGGTGGCTTCGATCGCCGGGACGCGGCCACCCGCCGAGGTGCTGCGGGCGCTGGCGTGA